In the genome of Cupriavidus malaysiensis, one region contains:
- a CDS encoding tripartite tricarboxylate transporter substrate-binding protein, translating to MDRYSWIGIFAPAGTPPATLRKLTADFQAALNDPETHRKLTQAGFEVMASDGPALDRYAREQYERWKGFVAKTGLKLEE from the coding sequence GTGGATCGGTATTCGTGGATCGGCATCTTCGCACCGGCCGGCACCCCGCCGGCGACGCTGCGCAAGCTGACCGCCGACTTCCAGGCCGCGCTCAACGATCCCGAGACCCACCGCAAGCTGACCCAGGCCGGCTTCGAGGTGATGGCCAGCGACGGCCCCGCGCTCGACCGCTACGCGCGCGAACAGTACGAACGCTGGAAGGGCTTCGTGGCGAAGACGGGCCTGAAGCTGGAGGAATAG
- a CDS encoding Txe/YoeB family addiction module toxin — MTRQLVFMPDAWDDYLYWQGQDRKTLKRINQLIQDTTRNPFDGVGKPEPLTGNLSGYWSRRIDNTNRLVYHANDDELTIIACRLHYGAK, encoded by the coding sequence ATGACGCGCCAGCTGGTCTTCATGCCCGACGCGTGGGATGACTATCTCTACTGGCAAGGACAGGACAGAAAGACGCTCAAGCGAATCAATCAGCTCATCCAGGACACCACGCGTAACCCTTTCGATGGAGTCGGCAAGCCTGAGCCCCTGACGGGGAATCTGTCCGGCTACTGGTCGCGCCGCATCGACAATACCAACCGTCTCGTTTATCACGCCAACGATGACGAGTTGACCATCATTGCCTGTCGCCTGCACTACGGCGCCAAGTAG
- a CDS encoding type II toxin-antitoxin system Phd/YefM family antitoxin, with the protein MRTVHFSDARNNLKAVIDQAIADHDAILITRRDAPNAVIMSQEQYDSWMETMYLLSSPANAERLLRSIEQHRRGEGVERELIDPDAA; encoded by the coding sequence ATGCGCACCGTTCATTTCTCCGATGCCCGCAACAACCTGAAGGCCGTGATCGACCAGGCCATCGCCGATCACGATGCCATCCTGATCACACGGCGCGATGCGCCCAATGCCGTGATCATGTCGCAGGAACAGTACGACAGCTGGATGGAAACCATGTACCTGCTCAGTTCGCCGGCCAATGCGGAGCGCTTGCTGCGCTCCATCGAGCAGCATCGCCGGGGCGAGGGGGTGGAGCGTGAGTTGATCGATCCGGACGCGGCATGA
- a CDS encoding aspartate/glutamate racemase family protein — protein MPQHIGIVACSAEGAALCYRTLCSEGAHWLGPHGHPEVSLHGHSLADYVRCLEAGDRGGVAELMLSSAHKLARAGADFLICPDNTIHQALPEVLPRSPLPWLSIAEVVAAEAAGRGYRRLGLTGTRWLVDSEVYPDALARAGLACVRPEPGERDAIARIIMDELVPGRIEADSVRVFQRVIEGLRERGCDAVVLGCTEIPLIIGDANSALPTLDSTRLLARAALRRALGDAVRPERSRL, from the coding sequence ATGCCACAGCACATTGGAATCGTTGCCTGCTCGGCCGAAGGCGCCGCGCTCTGCTACCGCACCCTCTGCAGCGAGGGCGCGCACTGGCTGGGGCCGCACGGCCACCCGGAAGTCTCGCTGCACGGCCACTCGCTGGCCGACTACGTGCGCTGCCTGGAGGCGGGCGATCGCGGCGGCGTCGCCGAACTGATGCTGTCCTCGGCGCATAAGCTGGCGCGGGCCGGCGCCGATTTCCTGATCTGTCCCGACAACACCATCCACCAGGCCCTGCCCGAGGTGCTGCCGCGCTCGCCGCTGCCCTGGCTGTCGATTGCCGAGGTGGTCGCCGCCGAGGCCGCCGGGCGCGGTTACCGCCGCCTGGGCCTGACCGGCACGCGCTGGCTGGTCGACAGCGAGGTCTACCCGGACGCCCTGGCCAGGGCCGGTCTGGCCTGCGTGCGGCCCGAGCCCGGCGAGCGCGATGCGATCGCGCGCATCATCATGGACGAACTGGTGCCGGGACGCATCGAAGCGGATTCGGTACGCGTGTTCCAGCGCGTGATCGAAGGCCTGCGCGAGCGCGGCTGCGACGCCGTGGTGCTGGGTTGCACCGAGATCCCGCTGATCATCGGCGACGCCAATTCGGCGCTGCCCACGCTGGACTCCACCCGCCTGCTGGCGCGCGCGGCGCTGCGGCGCGCGCTGGGCGACGCCGTCCGACCGGAGCGCTCCCGCCTGTGA
- the yiaA gene encoding inner membrane protein YiaA: protein MTTPIPQPTSFAFVAASWAALLAGLVAFLIGLFNADMQLNEKGYYFTVLAYGLFAAISVQKSVRDRLEGIPVTGIYYGLSWASTLLAVLLLCVGLFNATLALSEKGFYGMAFLLSLFGAIAVQKNTRDLQAARPAPLDPPPLPAHDGAASARHDEREDF from the coding sequence ATGACGACGCCCATCCCCCAGCCCACCTCCTTCGCCTTCGTCGCGGCCTCCTGGGCCGCGCTGCTCGCCGGCCTCGTCGCCTTCCTGATCGGCCTGTTCAACGCCGACATGCAGCTCAACGAGAAGGGCTACTACTTCACCGTCCTCGCCTATGGCCTCTTTGCTGCGATCTCGGTGCAGAAGAGCGTACGCGACCGGCTGGAGGGCATTCCGGTGACAGGCATCTACTACGGCCTGAGCTGGGCATCGACCCTGCTGGCGGTGCTGCTGCTGTGCGTCGGCCTGTTCAACGCAACCCTCGCGCTGAGCGAGAAGGGCTTCTACGGCATGGCCTTCCTGCTCTCGCTGTTCGGCGCCATCGCCGTGCAGAAGAACACCCGCGACCTTCAGGCAGCAAGGCCCGCGCCGCTCGACCCTCCTCCGCTACCGGCGCACGACGGCGCCGCGTCCGCTCGCCACGACGAGCGGGAAGACTTCTGA
- a CDS encoding LysR substrate-binding domain-containing protein, with translation MSQIHFDLAALRSLVTGMELGSFARAADRVGRSSSAVSAQIKKLEEQAGITLFRKEGRGLALTDAGEVMLAYARRLLELNDEAAVAVRGTGLDGGVRLGLQEEFGEAMLPEVLGRFARAHPRVRVEAAVARNADLLERIATGRLDLALIWDDSAAFGYRLQGVGGVERIDEAPMCWIGAHAPAWQPGGGEPLPLLAFDRPCQFHAAATAALDQAGIAWRVVFTSPSLAGLWAAAAAGLGVTVRTRYGLPASVCALDAAALGLPPLPSLPLKLLRAGPVLPPAAERLAGIVLEALEALAAQRRGGAMALAA, from the coding sequence ATGTCACAGATCCACTTCGACCTGGCTGCCCTGCGCAGCCTCGTGACCGGCATGGAACTGGGCAGCTTCGCGCGCGCGGCGGATCGCGTCGGACGCTCCAGCTCGGCGGTGAGCGCGCAGATCAAGAAGCTGGAGGAGCAGGCCGGCATCACGCTGTTCCGCAAGGAGGGCCGCGGCCTGGCGCTGACCGACGCCGGCGAGGTGATGCTGGCCTATGCGCGGCGCCTGCTGGAGCTGAACGACGAAGCCGCGGTCGCGGTGCGCGGCACCGGGCTGGACGGCGGTGTGCGCCTGGGTTTGCAGGAGGAGTTCGGCGAAGCCATGCTGCCCGAGGTGCTGGGCCGTTTCGCGCGGGCCCATCCGCGCGTGCGCGTGGAGGCCGCGGTGGCGCGCAACGCCGACCTGCTGGAGCGCATCGCCACCGGACGCCTGGACCTGGCCTTGATCTGGGACGATTCCGCCGCCTTCGGCTACCGCCTGCAGGGCGTGGGCGGCGTCGAGCGCATCGACGAGGCGCCGATGTGCTGGATCGGTGCCCACGCGCCGGCGTGGCAGCCCGGCGGTGGCGAGCCGCTGCCGCTGCTGGCCTTCGACCGGCCCTGCCAGTTCCACGCCGCCGCGACCGCGGCGCTGGACCAGGCCGGCATTGCGTGGCGCGTGGTCTTCACCAGCCCCAGCCTGGCGGGCCTGTGGGCCGCCGCCGCCGCCGGCCTCGGCGTCACCGTGCGCACCCGCTACGGCTTGCCGGCCAGTGTCTGCGCGCTCGATGCCGCCGCCCTGGGCCTGCCCCCGCTGCCTTCGCTGCCGCTCAAGCTGCTGCGGGCCGGGCCGGTACTGCCGCCGGCCGCGGAGCGGCTCGCGGGCATCGTGCTGGAGGCGCTCGAGGCGCTGGCGGCGCAGCGCAGGGGAGGTGCCATGGCGCTGGCGGCGTAG
- a CDS encoding MFS transporter: MPASCDSPLSRPSDAASARPAAAHGPAHRWKVLGVGVAANAAFSAAAAGIPTTAVWLRAGYRLDNAQLGLALGALGLGVALSELPWGLAADRFGDRPVLLAGLAATAATLLATAAWLAPSAGFVPPLAALMAALCLAGLLGGSVNGASGRAVMRWFREGERGFAMSVRQTAVPLGGGLGALALPWLASSAGFAWVFGALGLACALAAWLTWAWLHEPPQALSATVPAAAAPRPAAAPARGPLRDAAVWRLVAGIGILCVPQFAVLTFATVYLHDFARMGLAGMSATMVAVQAGAMAMRVWSGRLTDRRGNRRGYLRASTWAAAGTFLLLALASAGAPAAVPLLALLLVTAGISVSAWHGVAYTELATLAGAERAGTALGMANTIVYLGFFLTPLLIPALLAASAWPWVWAVAGMAALAALPLFAPARG; encoded by the coding sequence ATGCCTGCTTCCTGCGATTCGCCCCTGTCCCGCCCGTCCGACGCCGCCTCCGCACGCCCCGCCGCCGCGCACGGCCCTGCCCACCGCTGGAAAGTGCTCGGCGTCGGCGTCGCCGCCAACGCTGCCTTCTCCGCCGCGGCCGCCGGCATTCCCACCACCGCGGTCTGGCTGCGCGCCGGCTACCGGCTCGACAACGCCCAGCTCGGCCTGGCGCTGGGCGCGCTCGGCCTGGGCGTGGCCCTGTCGGAACTACCGTGGGGCCTCGCCGCCGACCGCTTCGGCGACCGCCCGGTGCTGCTCGCAGGGCTTGCCGCCACCGCCGCCACCCTGCTGGCCACGGCCGCGTGGCTGGCGCCGTCGGCCGGCTTCGTGCCGCCGCTGGCCGCGCTGATGGCGGCGCTCTGCCTGGCCGGCCTGCTGGGCGGCAGCGTCAACGGCGCCAGCGGGCGCGCGGTGATGCGCTGGTTCCGCGAGGGCGAGCGCGGCTTCGCCATGAGCGTGCGCCAGACCGCGGTGCCGCTGGGGGGCGGCCTGGGCGCGCTGGCGCTGCCCTGGCTGGCTTCGTCGGCAGGCTTTGCCTGGGTCTTCGGCGCGCTGGGGCTGGCCTGCGCGCTGGCCGCGTGGCTGACCTGGGCCTGGCTGCATGAGCCGCCGCAGGCACTGTCCGCTACGGTCCCGGCCGCGGCGGCGCCGCGACCGGCGGCCGCGCCCGCGCGCGGCCCGCTGCGCGACGCGGCCGTGTGGCGCCTGGTCGCGGGCATCGGCATCCTGTGCGTGCCGCAGTTCGCCGTGCTGACCTTTGCCACCGTCTACCTGCACGATTTCGCCCGCATGGGCCTGGCCGGCATGTCGGCCACCATGGTGGCGGTGCAGGCTGGCGCGATGGCGATGCGGGTCTGGAGCGGCCGCCTGACCGACCGCCGCGGCAACCGGCGTGGCTACCTGCGCGCCAGCACCTGGGCGGCGGCGGGCACCTTCCTGCTGCTGGCGCTGGCCAGCGCCGGCGCCCCGGCGGCGGTGCCACTGCTGGCGCTGCTGCTGGTGACGGCCGGCATCAGCGTGTCGGCCTGGCACGGCGTGGCCTACACCGAGCTCGCCACGCTGGCGGGCGCGGAGCGCGCCGGCACCGCGCTCGGCATGGCCAACACCATCGTCTACCTCGGCTTCTTCCTGACCCCGCTGCTGATCCCGGCGCTGCTGGCCGCCAGCGCCTGGCCCTGGGTATGGGCGGTGGCGGGCATGGCGGCGCTGGCCGCGCTGCCGCTGTTCGCCCCGGCGCGCGGCTGA
- a CDS encoding tripartite tricarboxylate transporter substrate binding protein: MLRNPRALAGLAASLALCAAAPAHAEPYPAKPIQMVVPQAPGGTNDIVARLVAADLSQRLGQQVVVENRPGAGGNIGTQYAARATPDGYTLLMTISSTQAINPSLYRQVPFDPVKDFEPIAPVASVPNVLVVNPAFPARSMAELISMAKARPDYYRFASAGNGTLNHLLGEMLNSMAGIKLEHVPYKGVAPALNDVLGNQVPMAFASLPSVLPHIKAGKVRALGVSSARRSPFAPDIPAIGETVPGYSGDLWVGLFAVKGTPREVSQKLAQTLHAALADKALRDKLAAQGAEVLDGTPQQFSALLKSDMDKWAKIVKSSGAQVD, from the coding sequence ATGCTACGCAACCCCCGCGCGCTGGCCGGCCTGGCCGCCAGCCTGGCGCTGTGCGCCGCCGCCCCGGCCCACGCCGAGCCCTATCCCGCCAAGCCCATCCAGATGGTGGTGCCACAGGCGCCCGGCGGCACCAACGACATCGTCGCGCGCCTGGTGGCCGCCGACCTGTCGCAGCGGCTCGGCCAGCAGGTGGTGGTGGAGAACCGGCCGGGCGCCGGCGGCAACATCGGCACGCAGTACGCCGCGCGCGCCACGCCGGACGGCTATACGCTGCTGATGACCATCAGCAGCACGCAGGCCATCAATCCCTCGCTGTACCGCCAGGTGCCCTTCGATCCGGTCAAGGACTTCGAGCCGATCGCGCCGGTCGCCAGCGTGCCGAACGTGCTGGTGGTCAATCCCGCCTTCCCGGCGCGCAGCATGGCCGAGCTGATCAGCATGGCCAAGGCCCGCCCCGACTACTACCGCTTCGCCTCGGCGGGCAACGGCACGCTCAACCACCTGCTGGGGGAGATGCTCAACAGCATGGCGGGCATCAAGCTGGAGCACGTGCCCTACAAGGGCGTGGCGCCGGCGCTCAACGACGTGCTGGGCAACCAGGTGCCGATGGCCTTCGCCAGCCTGCCCTCGGTGCTGCCGCACATCAAGGCGGGCAAGGTGCGCGCGCTGGGCGTCAGCTCGGCCAGGCGCTCGCCGTTCGCGCCGGACATCCCGGCCATCGGCGAGACCGTGCCCGGCTACAGCGGCGACCTGTGGGTGGGCCTGTTCGCGGTCAAGGGCACGCCGCGCGAAGTCTCGCAGAAGCTCGCGCAGACGCTGCACGCCGCGCTGGCCGACAAGGCCCTGCGCGACAAGCTGGCCGCGCAGGGCGCCGAAGTGCTGGACGGCACCCCGCAGCAGTTCTCCGCCCTGCTGAAGTCCGACATGGACAAGTGGGCGAAGATCGTCAAGAGCTCGGGCGCCCAGGTCGACTGA
- a CDS encoding LysR substrate-binding domain-containing protein, with protein MDIRAMRYFVAIVDQGSLTRAAEVVCVAQPALSQQLAALEAEFGVALLHRSAKGVRPTEAGRTLYRHARAIIKQVEAAGAEVRVAGADVTGAVAIGLPTTAAAAFGMPLMRAVRERYPRVRLQLFESMSGYISELLNNGRLDFAILFRDTPSRAVEPEPLASESLYLIGTPPAGSLRPPRRARRGSLHGAGGAGAAHDADDGLDTAGEGTVALRQLDGLPLVLPSGAQGLRDVVERSFARAGIRLEVVADLDSLPFLLASAREGLACTILPASSVADAAPAVPRRLIVPELRRTLSLCWPRALPRTHAAEAVAEILRELVAARIAEGGSLKRPPAPAEAAPATAAQADK; from the coding sequence ATGGATATCCGTGCCATGCGCTATTTCGTGGCCATCGTGGACCAAGGCAGCCTGACGCGGGCGGCGGAGGTGGTGTGCGTGGCACAGCCGGCGCTCAGCCAGCAGCTGGCGGCGCTCGAGGCCGAGTTCGGCGTCGCCTTGTTGCACCGCAGCGCCAAGGGCGTGCGGCCGACCGAAGCGGGCCGCACGCTGTACCGGCATGCACGCGCCATCATCAAGCAGGTCGAGGCCGCGGGCGCGGAGGTGCGCGTGGCCGGCGCCGATGTCACCGGCGCGGTGGCGATCGGCCTGCCGACCACGGCCGCGGCCGCCTTCGGCATGCCCTTGATGCGGGCCGTGCGCGAGCGCTATCCGCGCGTGCGCCTGCAGCTGTTCGAGAGCATGAGCGGATACATCTCGGAGCTGCTCAACAACGGCCGCCTGGATTTCGCCATCCTGTTCCGCGACACGCCCTCGCGCGCGGTGGAGCCGGAGCCGCTCGCCAGCGAATCGCTCTACCTGATCGGCACCCCGCCGGCGGGCAGCCTGCGTCCGCCGCGCCGGGCCCGGCGCGGGAGCCTGCACGGGGCGGGTGGTGCCGGCGCTGCGCACGATGCAGACGATGGGCTCGATACGGCCGGCGAGGGGACGGTGGCGCTGCGCCAGCTCGATGGCCTGCCGCTGGTGCTGCCCAGCGGCGCGCAGGGCCTGCGCGACGTGGTGGAGCGCAGCTTCGCGCGTGCGGGCATCCGCCTCGAGGTGGTGGCCGACCTCGATTCGCTGCCCTTCCTGCTGGCCTCGGCACGCGAGGGGCTGGCCTGCACCATCCTGCCGGCCTCCTCGGTCGCGGACGCGGCGCCGGCGGTGCCGCGCCGGCTGATCGTGCCGGAGCTGCGCCGCACCTTGTCGCTGTGCTGGCCGCGCGCGCTGCCGCGTACCCATGCGGCCGAGGCGGTGGCGGAGATCCTGCGCGAGCTGGTGGCTGCGCGTATCGCCGAGGGCGGCTCGCTGAAGCGGCCGCCGGCACCGGCCGAGGCAGCGCCGGCGACCGCTGCGCAGGCGGATAAGTAA
- a CDS encoding CaiB/BaiF CoA transferase family protein, which produces MSRPLQGITVVSLEQAIAAPFCTRQLADLGARVIKIERPGGGDFARAYDTRVRGQSSHFVWTNRSKESLTLDLKHEAAGALLRKLLAGADVLVQNLAPGAAARLGLDYASLSGDFPRLIVCDISGYGADGPYRDKKAYDLLVQSESGFVSVTGTPEEGVKAGASVADIAAGMYAYSNILAALLERGQTGRGKRIDISMLEATVEWMGFPLYYAFDGAAPPPRAGAAHATIYPYGPFPTGDGKTVMVGLQNEREWAAFCATVLQDPDLASHPDYADNSRRSANRDTLRARIVAVFSALDADQVIARLEAARIANARVNTMADVWAHPQLAARGRWREVETPAGAVPALLPPGATEARMDPVPAVGQQTDAILAELGCTPEDIRALHAAGAL; this is translated from the coding sequence ATGTCCCGTCCCCTGCAAGGCATCACCGTCGTCTCCCTCGAGCAAGCCATCGCGGCTCCCTTCTGCACCCGGCAACTGGCCGACCTCGGTGCGCGCGTGATCAAGATCGAACGCCCCGGCGGCGGTGATTTCGCCCGCGCCTACGATACGCGCGTGCGGGGCCAGTCCTCGCACTTCGTCTGGACCAACCGTTCCAAGGAAAGCCTGACGCTCGACCTCAAGCACGAGGCGGCCGGCGCGCTGCTGCGCAAGCTGCTGGCCGGGGCCGACGTGCTGGTGCAGAACCTGGCCCCCGGCGCCGCCGCGCGGCTGGGCCTGGACTACGCCAGCCTGAGCGGCGACTTTCCCCGCCTGATCGTCTGCGATATCTCCGGCTACGGCGCCGACGGTCCCTATCGCGACAAGAAGGCCTACGACCTGCTGGTGCAGAGCGAGTCGGGCTTCGTCTCGGTCACCGGCACGCCGGAAGAAGGCGTCAAGGCCGGCGCCTCGGTGGCCGACATCGCCGCCGGGATGTATGCCTACAGCAATATCCTGGCCGCGCTGCTCGAACGCGGCCAGACCGGACGGGGCAAGCGCATCGACATTTCCATGCTGGAAGCAACGGTGGAATGGATGGGCTTCCCGCTCTACTACGCCTTCGACGGCGCCGCGCCGCCGCCCCGCGCCGGGGCCGCGCACGCCACCATCTATCCATACGGCCCCTTCCCCACCGGCGACGGCAAGACGGTGATGGTGGGCCTGCAGAACGAACGGGAATGGGCCGCGTTCTGCGCCACGGTGCTGCAGGATCCTGACCTGGCCAGCCATCCGGACTACGCCGACAACAGCCGGCGCAGCGCCAACCGCGACACGCTGCGCGCACGCATCGTCGCCGTGTTCTCCGCGCTCGATGCCGACCAGGTCATCGCCCGCCTGGAGGCGGCCCGCATCGCCAACGCCCGCGTCAACACCATGGCCGACGTCTGGGCCCACCCCCAGCTCGCCGCGCGCGGGCGCTGGCGCGAGGTCGAGACGCCGGCCGGCGCCGTGCCGGCACTGCTGCCGCCGGGAGCCACGGAGGCGCGCATGGATCCCGTGCCCGCCGTGGGCCAGCAGACCGACGCCATCCTCGCCGAACTGGGCTGCACGCCCGAGGACATCCGCGCCCTGCATGCCGCGGGCGCGCTGTGA
- a CDS encoding HpcH/HpaI aldolase/citrate lyase family protein translates to MSRPALPLSYLFVPADRPERIGKALASGAHAVIVDFEDAVAPAAKDDARTALSAAWPALRTQAAAAGVPLLVRVNGADTCWHRSDLAWCAQGGADGIVLPKAEPEAARALRAALPDCACLPLLETAAGFARLRELAALPGVARLLFGSIDLMLDLDIGDAGAPLDYFRSRLVAHARAAGLPAPVDGVCTALGDAAALAAETTRARAFGFGAKLLIHPAQVAGVHAGLAPDAEQAAWARRVLDAAERAGGAAIAVDGKMVDRPVLERARRIVSRLAPARPGGNGDPR, encoded by the coding sequence ATGTCCCGACCTGCCCTGCCGCTCAGCTACCTGTTCGTGCCGGCCGACCGCCCCGAGCGTATCGGCAAGGCGCTCGCCAGTGGCGCCCATGCCGTGATCGTCGACTTCGAGGATGCGGTCGCGCCGGCCGCCAAGGACGATGCCCGCACGGCCTTGTCCGCCGCCTGGCCGGCCCTGCGCACGCAGGCGGCCGCGGCGGGCGTGCCGCTGCTGGTGCGCGTCAACGGCGCCGACACGTGCTGGCACCGTTCCGACCTGGCGTGGTGCGCGCAGGGTGGCGCCGATGGCATCGTGCTGCCCAAGGCCGAGCCAGAGGCCGCGCGCGCCCTGCGCGCGGCCCTGCCTGACTGTGCCTGCCTGCCGCTGCTGGAAACGGCCGCCGGCTTCGCGCGCCTGCGCGAACTCGCCGCCCTGCCCGGCGTGGCCCGCCTGCTGTTCGGCAGCATCGACCTGATGCTGGACCTCGACATCGGCGATGCCGGCGCCCCGCTCGACTACTTCCGCAGCCGCCTGGTAGCGCATGCGCGCGCCGCCGGCCTGCCGGCGCCGGTGGATGGCGTCTGCACCGCGCTGGGCGACGCCGCCGCGCTGGCGGCCGAAACCACCCGCGCGCGCGCCTTCGGCTTCGGTGCCAAGCTGCTGATCCACCCGGCCCAGGTGGCGGGCGTGCATGCCGGCCTGGCACCGGATGCCGAGCAAGCCGCGTGGGCCCGCCGCGTGCTCGACGCGGCCGAGCGGGCCGGCGGCGCGGCCATCGCCGTGGACGGAAAGATGGTCGACCGGCCCGTGCTGGAACGGGCCCGGCGCATCGTGTCGCGCCTGGCGCCGGCGCGACCGGGCGGGAACGGAGATCCGCGCTAG
- a CDS encoding MFS transporter: MRQIDANRLADDASFNRFHATVLVWCALAIVFDGYDLAVAGIALPAIMKEMGVDATQAGFMVSSALFGMMFGNIVFGALADRIGRRAVIVLCIALFSLCTAAAGMMHEPVAFSVMRFLAGLGMGGVMPNVIAQMSEYAPRRMRSTLITVMFSGYSVGGIVAALVGRGLIESYGWQGVFLAAAAPAVLLPWIWRQMPESMAFLHKRGRTGELQAILARLAPQYAPQADDVFVVASQDKPQEAPLRTLFAEGRGFSTVMFWVTCFMSLFMVYALNAWLVKLMASAGYSLGSALAFVLVLNLGATAGAIGGGWLADRLHIKGVLVPMFLLAAVSIALLGHGMPTWVLFVLVGVAGACTIGTQTLSCAYCGQFYPLACRGTGLGLMLGVGRAGAILAPILIGAIIGLSLPLAHNFLVIAVPAVIAAASIALVNHGRSDLVRQRTA; this comes from the coding sequence ATGCGGCAGATCGATGCCAACCGACTGGCGGACGACGCCAGCTTCAACCGCTTCCACGCCACCGTGCTCGTCTGGTGCGCACTGGCCATCGTCTTCGACGGCTACGACCTCGCCGTGGCAGGCATCGCGCTGCCGGCGATCATGAAGGAGATGGGCGTGGACGCGACCCAGGCCGGCTTCATGGTCAGCTCGGCGCTGTTCGGCATGATGTTCGGCAATATCGTCTTCGGCGCGCTCGCCGACCGCATCGGGCGGCGCGCGGTGATCGTGCTGTGCATCGCGCTGTTCAGCCTGTGCACGGCGGCGGCCGGCATGATGCACGAGCCGGTGGCCTTCAGCGTGATGCGCTTCCTCGCCGGGCTGGGCATGGGCGGGGTCATGCCGAACGTGATCGCGCAGATGTCCGAGTACGCGCCGCGGCGCATGCGCAGCACGCTGATCACGGTGATGTTCTCCGGCTACTCGGTGGGTGGCATCGTGGCGGCGCTGGTGGGGCGCGGCCTGATCGAATCCTACGGCTGGCAGGGCGTGTTCCTCGCGGCGGCGGCGCCGGCTGTGCTGCTGCCATGGATCTGGCGGCAGATGCCCGAGTCGATGGCCTTCCTGCACAAGCGCGGCCGCACCGGCGAACTGCAGGCCATCCTCGCGCGCCTGGCGCCGCAGTACGCGCCGCAGGCGGACGACGTCTTCGTGGTGGCGAGCCAGGACAAGCCGCAGGAGGCGCCGCTGCGCACCCTGTTCGCCGAGGGGCGAGGCTTCAGCACCGTGATGTTCTGGGTGACCTGCTTCATGTCCCTGTTCATGGTGTACGCGCTCAATGCCTGGCTGGTCAAGCTGATGGCCTCGGCCGGCTACAGCCTGGGATCGGCCCTGGCCTTCGTGCTGGTGCTGAACCTCGGCGCCACGGCCGGCGCCATCGGCGGCGGCTGGCTGGCCGACCGCCTGCACATCAAGGGCGTGCTGGTGCCGATGTTCCTGCTGGCGGCGGTGTCGATCGCGCTGCTGGGCCACGGCATGCCGACCTGGGTCCTGTTCGTGCTGGTCGGCGTGGCCGGCGCCTGCACCATTGGCACGCAGACGCTGTCCTGTGCCTATTGCGGACAGTTCTATCCGCTGGCCTGCCGCGGCACCGGGCTGGGCCTGATGCTGGGCGTGGGGCGAGCCGGGGCGATCCTGGCGCCGATCCTGATCGGCGCCATCATCGGACTGTCCCTGCCGCTGGCCCACAACTTCCTTGTCATCGCCGTGCCGGCGGTGATCGCCGCGGCCTCGATCGCGCTGGTGAACCACGGCCGCTCCGATCTGGTGCGGCAACGCACGGCCTAG